Proteins from a genomic interval of Oncorhynchus kisutch isolate 150728-3 linkage group LG28, Okis_V2, whole genome shotgun sequence:
- the kctd7 gene encoding BTB/POZ domain-containing protein KCTD7 — MQHYGSDEASNGERPPLSFNNSSPLPVAPSRVRRFAQERRALPQPRVMVVFSAANEIDKPGDAMSSSDSAEDDFRKPATPAPNLNLGKSLRTTFNESPSPEFPEVISLNVGGTYFTTRLSTLRRYEDTMLAAMFSGRHHIPRDAEGRFFIDRDGAYFGDILNFLREGELPQRDRVRSVHREAQYYAIGPLLDSLEDTQPLTGEKVRQAFLDLLPYYKDNLERIVEIAKLRAMQRKARFAKLKICVYKEEMPITPYERPLFNSLRFERTESEAKLFEHHCEVDVSFGPWEAVADVYDLLHCIVSDLAERGITADQQCIGVCDKHLINHYYCKRPIYEFKITWW, encoded by the exons atgcagcaTTATGGATCCGACGAGGCTTCTAACGGAGAACGACCGCCGCTCTCTTTCAACAACTCCAGCCCGTTACCCGTGGCTCCTTCACGGGTAAGGAGGTTCGCTCAGGAGAGGCGAGCGCTCCCTCAGCCGAGAGTGATGGTGGTATTCTCGGCCGCAAATGAGATTGATAAACCAGGCGATGCAATGTCGAGTTCGGACTCTGCGGAGGATGATTTCCGAAAGCCAGCCACCCCCGCACCGAACCTAAATCTAGGCAAGTCTCTTCGTACCACCTTTAACGAATCTCCATCTCCAGAG TTTCCTGAGGTTATTTCTCTCAACGTGGGTGGGACCTACTTCACCACCCGCCTGTCCACTTTACGGCGCTATGAGGACACCATGCTCGCCGCCATGTTTAGTGGACGCCATCACATCCCACGTGATGCTGAAGGTCGCTTCTTCATTGACCGGGATGGGGCATATTTCGG GGATATCCTGAACTTCCTGCGCGAGGGTGAACTACCTCAGAGGGATCGTGTGAGGTCAGTACACAGGGAGGCCCAGTACTATGCTATTGGTCCCCTGTTGGACAGCCTGGAGGACACTCAGCCACTCACAGGAGAGAAAGTCCGCCAGGCCTTCCTCGACCTCCTGCCCTACTACAAGG ATAATCTGGAGCGCATCGTGGAGATTGCCAAACTGCGGGCCATGCAGAGGAAGGCTCGCTTCGCCAAGCTGAAGATTTGCGTGTACAAGGAGGAGATGCCCATCACGCCGTACGAGCGGCCGCTCTTCAATTCGTTGCGCTTTGAGCGCACGGAGAGTGAGGCCAAGCTGTTTGAGCACCACTGTGAGGTGGACGTGTCGTTCGGGCCCTGGGAGGCTGTGGCGGACGTTTACGACCTGCTCCACTGCATCGTCAGTGACCTGGCGGAGCGTGGGATCACCGCCGACCAGCAATGCATCGGTGTCTGTGACAAACATCTCATCAACCACTACTACTGCAAGAGGCCCATCTACGAGTTCAAGATCACATGGTGGTAA